AACCTTTGTCCAACGAATCGATATGGGAGCAGAGGGACAAGCCATTATCCGTTCGATTCTCTTACTAGCCAATAATTTGGATCTACAGGTAGTAGCAGAAGGGGTTGAGAATAAGATCCAGCTTAATTACCTCAATTCTCTCAACTGTACCCACGGTCAAGGCTTTTTGTTTGCCCCACCTCTAACGGCGAGGGGCGCGACATCCTTGTTGCGATCGCAAGATCGATTCGAGTACCAGTCTGCTTAACATCCATTCTCGTCTTACCCCTGAGTCTCAATATATGGCGATTTTCAGGACTGTTACCCTGCCATAGCACACAAATATTCCATTGCTCAGTACCATTAGGGCTATTGGTATTTAGCTTAGATTAACCGGCTATGACAACAGTATTATTTTGTGCCCTGGCACTAGCCATGTGGTCTCTTCCCCTCAATTACATCCCCACCCTGGCGCGATTTGCAGAAGGGGGAATGGAATGGGCCACCAGCAACCGGGACACTATGCCAGAGATCCCCCCCTGGGCTCAACGGGCAGAGCGGGCTCAGCGCAACCATTATGAAAATTTACCGATGCTGGTGGTGACCCTGCTCGTCGTTCAGTTGTCGGGAGCTGCCAACCCGCTGATTAATTTGGCCGCAATGATTATGGTGGCCTGCAGGGTCTTTCATGCCTTTGCCTACATTATTGGCGTGCCAGCATTGCGGTCGTTGGGATTTGTCGGGTCTATCTTGTCACTGTTTGTGATTCTGTGGCAGCTTCTGGTTTAGGGGCCACGAACCTAAAAAGAGCTTAAGTCAGCGATCGCTTCTTACGCAGTAACAACGGCATCGCCGACAGCACCGCTAAGCAGGTACAGGCAATCACCAAGGGCCAAGGACCTTTACCATGCATGACATCATTCCCGGCAACCCCGATCCAGGTATAGGCAATCACCCCAGGAATAATTCCAATCAGCGTTCCTAAACTGTAGGGCAACCAATGAATCGTGGTCATGCCAAACAGGAAATTCACTAAATTAAAGGGAGAAATAGGCGCAAAGCGAACAATCAGGACAAAGCTAAATGGATGCTGGAGCACGGCTTGGTTAAACGTACAGAGCAGCTTGCGATCGCGCACACGTCTCTGGGCCCAATCTAACAATAGGTAACGGGCCATCCAGAAGGCTCCCATGGCTCCCAAGGTGGCTCCTGCTAGGGATAAAAAGCTCCCCCACAGCAGGCCAAACAGGACACCACCCACGATGGTCAAAATGACTCCTGGGACCCCCAGCACTGTGGCGACAATATGCAGCAGGATAAAGATGATCGCCCCCCATAAACCGTGGGATTGAACAAACTCCACCAAATGCATCTGGTCAAACAGCAAGGGAACATACCGGATGACGAAGGGAAGCAACAACACCCCTACCAATCCTGCTAGTAATCGTCTGCGACCTTTCACTTGCTGACGGCTGAGTCCTTCTTGCAGCATTAACTTAGCTCTTGCTCAACCGCGGTGCCAGTTTCAGGGACGGCTTCTGCCAAGGCTTTGCGGGCCACTTTCGTCACATAGACGGTCACTAGAACTGTGGCAATTAGACCGACAACTTTAATAGTTAAATCAATGACCGGATCAGTAGGTTGATTACTAGTGCCAACGGTCGCTAGATCAGTAGCTAAAGATCCTATGTATACATACATAATCGTGCCTGGAATCATACCAACAGAACCAAGGAAGTAATCCCTTAAAGAGACTCCGGTTACCCCCATCCCATAGTTGAGTAAATTAAAGGGGAAGATTGGTGACAGCCGAGTTAGAAAAACAATCTTTAATCCTTGCTTACCCACGGCCCGATCAATCGCTGCAAATTTATCATTGCCCTCAATTTTTTTGGAGATCCATCCTCGAGCTACATACCGACCAACGAGGAAAGCGATAGTAGCACCAATGGTGGCACCAATAAAGACCAAAATAGATCCTTGAATAACCCCAAAGACAACCCCTGCTCCCAGAGTCAAAATAGAACCTGGTAAAAAGGCAACGGTGGCGACGATATAGATACCGATATAGGCAATTGCACCGACTGGCCCTAAAGCCTTAACCCACTCAAGGGCATCTAGTAGGAGTTGTTGTAGATACTGTTGGAGCTGCTGCAGAAGTTGTAGAGGATTAAACCCGCCCCCATCTGCGGCCCAAGCAGGCGAGGCCGTAATCACTAAGAAGGCCACGGCTGCCAGTAAAACAGGTTGAATTTTTTTCCAGCGACGAAGATTCATAGATTTACCTTTAAAAATGTGTGTGATGTCATAACAAAGAACCACCGCAGCTTGATCCACTCCCTGCGGTGCAGCCATAGCAATAGGGCGCTGTTTTAACGTCTTCAATCAGATCAAGACTGCCAGCCGCTAACAGTTTGGCCACTGTCAATCGCTCCCCCTGCGGGGTGGTGGCCGGAATCTCTTCCATTTGGTTAAAATCGCAGTCATAGATATTGCCCAGATAGTCCACGGATAGCTCATTGCGGCACATTAAATGCTCAACGGTCGAGTCATTATAGTGACCTTCCAAAAACTGCAGATAGGGCTGATGAAGTTGCCGATGTTCTAGATGAAACTTGGTGCGGCCGATGGGGAGATTGGTAATTGCAAACAGATGGTTAAACGTAATCCCAAACTGCTCCCCTAAATGTTGTTTATAGGCCAGTTCTAAGGGCTGCTGATCCGGCGCTAGGGCAAAGTCCAGAGTCGTTGGCACTTGCGGGTTATACACCAAGTCCAACACCAGATTAGGATCAGAGCCATAGCCCAACTGATTCAGCCGCTGGAGCGCTTTGATCGAGCTGTCAAAAACGCCATCACCCCGCATTTTGTCTACATTTTGCTCCAGGTAACAGGGCAAGGAAGCCACCACTCGTAGTTGATGCCGAGCAAAATAGTCCGGTAAATCTTCAAACCCCAGTTCAAAGTAGATCGTTAGATTTGAGCGAACAATCACTTCCTTGTTGTGTGATCGAGCTGCCTCGACTAAGGGACGAAAGCCATAATTCATCTCCGGGGCACCCCCCGTTAAGTCTACGGTTTCAATCTGAGGGAATCGATGAATCAATTCAACCAACTGCTCACAGATTTCTGGGGATAGCTCTTCGGTGCGCTTAGGGCTAGCCTCAACATGGCAGTGGCTACAGGCTAAGTTGCACCGTCGCCCTAAATTAATTTGCAGCACCGTAATCTTATGCTTTGTCAGGGGGGCAGCCAGCTTTTGGGCAAACGGAGTGAGGGTTGAGTTAGTTGATACAGTCATAACAGCTCGATCCACAACAACAAACGGCGTCGTTTAGCAACAGCCTCCACCGTCGTAATACCAAGTCGAGTCGGTGATCATAATTGCTTGGGGATGGGCTTTGGCGAGTTTGGCTGCCGTCTTGTCACACACGGCGAGGGGAATGCCTAAACTCAAAATGTGACCGGCCTTGTCATCAAAATACTCTTCAGGTCCGGTATAAACCGCCATCTTGCCCGTAAACACACAAGCCCCATCCTCGGCAATATCTACCTTAAAGGAAACGGAGTCTAAGCTCTCTAATAGCAAATGCTGATCTAGCTTGTAGTTTTCCTGATCGAGCAGGCGATAAGGGCGACGGGCTCGAATTTCAACTTGTCCAAAGCCAGCATGGATAATGCGCTGAACATATTGTTCGTAGGTTAGAGCGCCCGACAAACACATGGCTCGTAACCGATCATCTTGCTGTAAGTGTTCTGGAATGGGGCGAGTGGAAATGGGGTCACTCATCACCAAGCGACCACCGGGTTTCAGCACTCGATAGGTTTCTTGCAGGGCGCGAGACAGATCTTCGGGCTCAAAGATATTGAAGAGGCAGTTTTGAGCGACAACATCCACGGAGTTATCAGGAACCGGCAGGGCAAAGGCGTCGCCTTCTTTAATCGTGACAAAGCTGGTGTCGAACCACTCATTTTCTTCGGCGGCAATTTCCAGGTTGCGGGCAGCCGCTTTGCGCATTTCATCCACTGGATCTACGGCAACCACAGCGCCGGGGCGACGGGAGAAGTAGGAAAATTGCAGGGCTTCCAAGCCACCGCCCACGCCAACATACAGAACCGTAGGGTTACCCGATAATTCCGTCGGATGAACGGTTGTACCACATCCATAGTTCATTTCCTGCATTTGCGGAGGCACCACCAGGCCCGGCAGTTGCAAAGGAGTACTTTGGACACAACATAAGCCCACTTCTGGGGTTTCAGCGACTTGACTGTAAAACTCTGCTGCGGATTCTAAATACGTCATATTGGTCAACGATGGATTTGTAATGAATGGTCATTCATGGGCACTATGCCATGTTTGTTTATTTTTTGCAGCTTCAAGACATCAATCGAGAGGATTTGAGTATGGGTCGAAAGCGCGTATTGCTCATTAAACAAAGGGATTAAGGGGCTAGTCCCCTTAACTTACAGACTCATTAAAACGAAGCGGTATGAGTTTTCCCTGAGAGTTTCCCGATCTATAGATAAAATTCTGAGCCTTCTGCAAGAGACTGCCGAGCCTAATAAGCCATGAATAAAAACCGTATTAATTTATACAAAATTAAATATTTTAGTTACGTTTGATACAAAAACAATGATGATTTTAAGGATTTTTCTTTCAAACAGAACTTAATTTTTTAGTGTCTGAATTTATTTTCTTGGGCATTATTTCTTTCCCAAATCCTCCTGCAATAATCTGCCTTTTAAATGGGCAAACTAATATAAAAGTGCAAAGTGTCAACTAATAATAGTGAATTTAAAAATATCCATCCATTCTAGATTCAACTCTTTTTAAGAGTGGGCTTTATCTAGATGTTTTACTAGCAGGCTAAGTAATCAACTACGCCGCTGAAAGCAGACGGGGTATGAGAGATGTTTCACGCCCAATCCGTAGGCTTGGTTTGTGATCTTTACTTTTCGTCGCAAGCAACGGGGAATGTACCCCGACTAGATTCAAAAGTCGCCCTTTACTGAATTTTAGGGTTGGCACTTTTCTCATGGGGAAGGAATGAAATGTTTAAGTTCGGAGCAGGAAAATTACAGAAAACGCTAGACCAACTGCACCAGGAAGAGTTCTCAGGTGTCGTCTATATCAATGCAGCCCTTGGTCAACAGGACAAGGTCAGATCACGGGTAATTGCCTTTCATAAGGGGGCGATCACCTACGCGGGCAGAACCTTGCCTACTCCCCTTGAGTTTTCCCAATTGGTGGGTGAGAAGCTGAAGCTTAAGGTCATGAAGGCGGCAATGACGTTAGCTGAAAAAAGGACAAAAGATTCCACCTCAATTCTGGCGTACTTAGCGATTTACTTCCGACTCGATCTTTTTGGCTGGGACGACGTGGAAAAGGTGATGAGATCGCAAGTCGTGTCTTGTCTCGATCAACTATGGGCCTATGCCGGTACCTTGAGAACCGAAGAGGCCGTTGACTTTGATTTGGCCTATGGCGAAGACGGCCACGGTTATAATTGGCAGCAGCTCTGTTTGTCATTGACCCAGCGACAACAGGGCTGGGCCTCCTTGGCACCGGCGATTCCTTCCATGGATGCCATCCCTCAGTCCATTCTGCAGGGTAATTATGAGACAGTTGATGACGAGTACGCTCAACAGCATCTGAGAATATGGATTGATGGCAACCGATCCTTGCTGGATATTGCCGAGCAGTTGCAACGCGATCCACTGGAATTAGGCCATCTCTACTTACACTGGCAAAAGATGAGTTGGGTCATCTTCGCTGGCGATCAGCTTCAATATGTAGGTGGAAACCCAATTTCAACGGCTCAACAGAGCTTACCCTTAATTTTGAGCGTGGATGACAGTGTCGTTGTGCAAACCATGCTCAAACGAACGTTATGTGATCACTATCGAGTTTTGACCGCAAGTAACGCCGTTAAAGCCCTCAACCTTCTAAATAGCCATCCCATAGAGTTGATGTTGTTGGATGTCACCATGCCGGATATCGACGGCATTGAATTTTGTAAAACGGTTCGGGGCATTTCGAAGTTCAGAGATCTACCGGTCATTATGCTGACAGCTAAGGATGGCTTAATCAACAAGGTTAAAGGCCAAATGGCCGGATCAACCCACTATCTGACCAAGCCTGTCAAAAAAGAAAAGTTACTCAGTGTGATTGAAAAGAACCTTCCTGCCCCCACAGTGAATCGTTAGCGGGTTCGAGTATTTCCCAAAGGATATAGGGTTATGGACAACCAAGCTTATCTAGTCTTCCAACTCCAAGAGTTGCGGTATGGAATTGATGCTGAACTCGTACAAGAAATTTTTCCGTTACCGGAACTAACGCCCCTTGCGGAAGCGCCGCCAGATATTATCGGTATGCTGAATCTGCGAGGAAAAATTGTCCTGGTCATGCATTTGGCCTGTCGGTTGGGCCAATCTCAGCCCACCTGCACCCTCAAAGACGCCGTTATCCTTATGGACTGGCAAGGTATTCAAGTCGGGATAGTCGTTAATCAGGTCCAAGATGTACTCACCTTTGATACCGCAGCTATCGACACCTCGATAGATTATGGCCGACCTCAAGGGTCTCCTTATATAAAAGGGGTCACCAAGGAATTAGAGGTTCCTGTTGTATTGCTCAACCCAGATTCCCTGATCCGTCAGCCAGATCAGGTCGCTAGCTTAGTCTGGAAATCTGAACTGGATACAGTGGAGCCTGAACTCCCTGAAATTTCCCTCAACTTAGACACAGATACATCTGCAGAGGCGCTGGAGGAGGTGGACGATCCAGATGAGATCGCAGCTCTGCATCAACAGTGGGAAGCGCTACTGAATGACTCTGATTCAGAGCCAATGTTAATGGCTGATCTAGAAGTAGCTAACTCTGGATCAGATCACCGATTAGAGGCTGATCTGGAAGAGGCAGTTGCCCCTGCCCCTCCCCCCTCTCAGCCTCCTAAACTGGGTACTTTTTTCGAGCGCTATTGCCCCGACGCGTCTGAGGTTGATCAAGACGTTTTTCGGCAGCGGGCAGCCAATTTAAGGGAGGCACTCACCGACACCGATCCTGCTGATTTGCGATCTCTAGCGGTTGTGGGCCTAGGCAACCAGTATTTTGGTTTGGACTTAAGTTGGGTTCGAGAATTTATCAATATTCGGTCCGTGACCCCCATTCCCTGTTGTCCCCAACATATTGTGGGCAACATCAATTTAAGGGGGGAAGTGATGACCTTGGTGAATATCCAAACAGTCTTAAATCTGTCCGGCGAATTGAGTGAGTCTCCGCAAAAAGCGGTCGTATTTGAAGTAAACGATGTCGTGGCAGGTCTCACCGTTGATGAGGTGGTCAATGTAACCGCATTATCATCAGCCCAAATTGCCCCCATCCCAGCCGCTGTCTCCGCTGCTTACCGTGAGTTTTTGCAAGGAACGATTCTCTACGACAATCAATACCTCAATATTCTGGATTTACCGAAAATGATTAGCCAAGGAGTCTTGAATGTGGCTTAGCTAATCGTACCTGGGACTAGGGATGGTTCATTCAGCTTTTTGTAACCGCTATCTGCAGACTT
The genomic region above belongs to Acaryochloris sp. CCMEE 5410 and contains:
- a CDS encoding TVP38/TMEM64 family protein; this translates as MLQEGLSRQQVKGRRRLLAGLVGVLLLPFVIRYVPLLFDQMHLVEFVQSHGLWGAIIFILLHIVATVLGVPGVILTIVGGVLFGLLWGSFLSLAGATLGAMGAFWMARYLLLDWAQRRVRDRKLLCTFNQAVLQHPFSFVLIVRFAPISPFNLVNFLFGMTTIHWLPYSLGTLIGIIPGVIAYTWIGVAGNDVMHGKGPWPLVIACTCLAVLSAMPLLLRKKRSLT
- a CDS encoding MAPEG family protein; the encoded protein is MTTVLFCALALAMWSLPLNYIPTLARFAEGGMEWATSNRDTMPEIPPWAQRAERAQRNHYENLPMLVVTLLVVQLSGAANPLINLAAMIMVACRVFHAFAYIIGVPALRSLGFVGSILSLFVILWQLLV
- the arsS gene encoding arsenosugar biosynthesis radical SAM (seleno)protein ArsS (Some members of this family are selenoproteins.) → MTVSTNSTLTPFAQKLAAPLTKHKITVLQINLGRRCNLACSHCHVEASPKRTEELSPEICEQLVELIHRFPQIETVDLTGGAPEMNYGFRPLVEAARSHNKEVIVRSNLTIYFELGFEDLPDYFARHQLRVVASLPCYLEQNVDKMRGDGVFDSSIKALQRLNQLGYGSDPNLVLDLVYNPQVPTTLDFALAPDQQPLELAYKQHLGEQFGITFNHLFAITNLPIGRTKFHLEHRQLHQPYLQFLEGHYNDSTVEHLMCRNELSVDYLGNIYDCDFNQMEEIPATTPQGERLTVAKLLAAGSLDLIEDVKTAPYCYGCTAGSGSSCGGSLL
- the arsM gene encoding arsenosugar biosynthesis arsenite methyltransferase ArsM; its protein translation is MTYLESAAEFYSQVAETPEVGLCCVQSTPLQLPGLVVPPQMQEMNYGCGTTVHPTELSGNPTVLYVGVGGGLEALQFSYFSRRPGAVVAVDPVDEMRKAAARNLEIAAEENEWFDTSFVTIKEGDAFALPVPDNSVDVVAQNCLFNIFEPEDLSRALQETYRVLKPGGRLVMSDPISTRPIPEHLQQDDRLRAMCLSGALTYEQYVQRIIHAGFGQVEIRARRPYRLLDQENYKLDQHLLLESLDSVSFKVDIAEDGACVFTGKMAVYTGPEEYFDDKAGHILSLGIPLAVCDKTAAKLAKAHPQAIMITDSTWYYDGGGCC
- a CDS encoding PleD family two-component system response regulator, which produces MFKFGAGKLQKTLDQLHQEEFSGVVYINAALGQQDKVRSRVIAFHKGAITYAGRTLPTPLEFSQLVGEKLKLKVMKAAMTLAEKRTKDSTSILAYLAIYFRLDLFGWDDVEKVMRSQVVSCLDQLWAYAGTLRTEEAVDFDLAYGEDGHGYNWQQLCLSLTQRQQGWASLAPAIPSMDAIPQSILQGNYETVDDEYAQQHLRIWIDGNRSLLDIAEQLQRDPLELGHLYLHWQKMSWVIFAGDQLQYVGGNPISTAQQSLPLILSVDDSVVVQTMLKRTLCDHYRVLTASNAVKALNLLNSHPIELMLLDVTMPDIDGIEFCKTVRGISKFRDLPVIMLTAKDGLINKVKGQMAGSTHYLTKPVKKEKLLSVIEKNLPAPTVNR
- a CDS encoding chemotaxis protein CheW: MDNQAYLVFQLQELRYGIDAELVQEIFPLPELTPLAEAPPDIIGMLNLRGKIVLVMHLACRLGQSQPTCTLKDAVILMDWQGIQVGIVVNQVQDVLTFDTAAIDTSIDYGRPQGSPYIKGVTKELEVPVVLLNPDSLIRQPDQVASLVWKSELDTVEPELPEISLNLDTDTSAEALEEVDDPDEIAALHQQWEALLNDSDSEPMLMADLEVANSGSDHRLEADLEEAVAPAPPPSQPPKLGTFFERYCPDASEVDQDVFRQRAANLREALTDTDPADLRSLAVVGLGNQYFGLDLSWVREFINIRSVTPIPCCPQHIVGNINLRGEVMTLVNIQTVLNLSGELSESPQKAVVFEVNDVVAGLTVDEVVNVTALSSAQIAPIPAAVSAAYREFLQGTILYDNQYLNILDLPKMISQGVLNVA
- a CDS encoding TVP38/TMEM64 family protein is translated as MNLRRWKKIQPVLLAAVAFLVITASPAWAADGGGFNPLQLLQQLQQYLQQLLLDALEWVKALGPVGAIAYIGIYIVATVAFLPGSILTLGAGVVFGVIQGSILVFIGATIGATIAFLVGRYVARGWISKKIEGNDKFAAIDRAVGKQGLKIVFLTRLSPIFPFNLLNYGMGVTGVSLRDYFLGSVGMIPGTIMYVYIGSLATDLATVGTSNQPTDPVIDLTIKVVGLIATVLVTVYVTKVARKALAEAVPETGTAVEQELS